One window of the Trifolium pratense cultivar HEN17-A07 linkage group LG2, ARS_RC_1.1, whole genome shotgun sequence genome contains the following:
- the LOC123905071 gene encoding probable protein S-acyltransferase 22 — protein sequence MRKNGWQLPYHPLQVVAIAVFLALGFAFYVFFAPFVGKKIYQYIVTGLYTPLIICVFGLYIWCAGADPADPGVFKSKKYLKIPDSKKFSGFKDSKLGRETNSSVNDGNASTIGPKSVDKEALGTDASLKDASLSTEKKSASPRSPSCFLWLFSPCAYVCSCSSSHEDSSNQHASEDGMFYCSLCEVEVFKYSKHCRVCDKCVDRFDHHCRWLNNCIGKRNYRKFFTLMVAALLLLILQWLTGIVVLICCFLKRKEFSVDVSSKLGSSFSLVPFVIVVAVCTMLAMIATLPLVQLFFFHILLIKKGISTYDYIIALREQDQQGVGGQQSPQMSPVSSITGLSSASSFSTFHRGQWCTPPRMFVDDQFDVVPPETASVSSLGKKSIREEPVKKKNPGAVKISPWTLARLNAEEVSKAAAEARKKSKILQPVVRHNNEPFRLEADHNSGSSGRRMAPRRPGKRIRLPADLPMEALTTYSSSNVDKGFNRISSLAPLQLETRTSEVVSSSGGIVASSPESSFDSPDIHPFCMPPAEGESARRLAAAGLSVAGPATLKGFPLSRSTSDGYDASGGEDSDRVPTRIVHRSSTTNWSNLLFNADQDERAFETKSSSFSHNRNL from the exons ATGAGGAAGAATGGATGGCAGTTACCTTATCATCCACTTCAG gTGGTGGCTATTGCTGTTTTTTTGGCTCTTGGTTTTGCTTTCTATGTGTTCTTTGCTCCTTTTGTTGGGAAGAAGATTTATCAGTATATTGTTACAGGACTCTACACACCTTTG ATTATTTGCGTCTTTGGACTGTACATTTGGTGTGCGGGAGCTGATCCAGCAGATCCAGGGGTTTTTAAGTCGAAAAAGTATCTTAAAATTCCGGACAGCAAAAAGTTTAGTGGATTCAAGGATTCTAAACTAGGAAGGGAAACAAATTCATCGGTGAATGACGGAAATGCTTCAACAATTGGACCAAAATCTGTGGATAAGGAAGCGTTGGGAACTGATGCAAGTTTAAAAGACGCTTCTCTTTCAACAGAGAAGAAGAGTGCATCACCGCGTTCCCCATCCTGTTTTCTATGGCTTTTCTCTCCTTGTGCTTATGTATGTAGCTGCTCTAGTTCACATGAGGATTCTTCTAATCAACATGCAAGTGAAGATGGCATGTTCTACTGCAGTTTGTGTGAAGTTGAG GTCTTCAAGTACAGCAAACACTGTAGAGTTTGCGACAAGTGTGTTGACCGCTTTGATCATCATTGCAGA TGGCTTAACAACTGTATTGGTAAAAGGAACTACCGAAAATTTTTCACCCTTATGGTTGCTGCTCTTCTCTTG CTTATTCTTCAATGGTTGACTGGGATAGTTGTGCTTATCTGCTGTTTTCTCAAGAGGAAGGAATTTTCCGTGGATGTATCCTCCAAGTTGGGTAGCAGTTTCTCTCTGGTTCCTTTTGTTATTGTGGTG GCAGTCTGCACGATGTTGGCTATGATTGCTACCTTACCTCTTGTTCAGCTTTTCTTCTTTCATATTCTTCTCATTAAAAAG GGAATCAGCACATATGATTACATCATAGCTTTGAGGGAGCAGGATCAGCAAGGAGTTGGAGGTCAGCAGAGTCCCCAAATGTCACCTGTTAGCTCAATTACTGGACTAAGCAGTGCAAGCTCCTTTTCTACTTTCCATCGCGGTCAATGGTGCACACCCCCACGCATGTTCGTTGATGATCAG TTTGATGTAGTGCCACCAGAAACAGCATCTGTAAGTTCACTTGGAAAGAAGTCAATAAGAGAAGAACCAGTTAAGAAAAAGAATCCTGGAGCAGTCAAAATTAGTCCATGGACATTGGCACGGTTAAATGCAGAAGAGGTTTCAAAGGCTGCCGCAGAAGCGagaaaaaaatcgaaaattctGCAGCCTGTGGTGAGACATAACAACGAGCCGTTCAGACTAGAAGCAGATCATAACTCTGGAAGCAGCGGACGGCGAATGGCCCCAAGGAGACCAGGTAAACGCATTAGATTGCCTGCTGACTTACCAATGGAAGCCTTAACAACATATTCTTCCAGTAATGTCGACAAAGGCTTCAACAGAATATCTAGTCTAGCGCCTCTCCAGCTCGAAACACGGACAAGTGAAGTCGTGTCGAGCTCTGGTGGGATTGTTGCATCTTCTCCAGAGAGCAGTTTTGATTCACCTGATATCCATCCGTTTTGCATGCCTCCGGCCGAAGGCGAATCAGCAAGACGGCTTGCCGCAGCAGGTCTATCTGTTGCTGGTCCGGCGACTCTGAAGGGATTTCCGTTGTCGAGGTCAACTAGTGATGGTTATGATGCATCTGGAGGAGAAGACAGTGACAGGGTTCCTACAAGGATTGTTCATAGATCCTCGACAACAAATTGGAGTAATCTTCTTTTCAATGCTGATCAAGATGAGAGAGCTTTTGAGACAAAGTCATCTAGCTTTTCTCATAATAGAAACTTGTGA